A window of Xyrauchen texanus isolate HMW12.3.18 chromosome 10, RBS_HiC_50CHRs, whole genome shotgun sequence contains these coding sequences:
- the LOC127650823 gene encoding protein tyrosine phosphatase type IVA 2 produces MGHLANMNRPAAVEISYDCMKFLITHNPTNSTLNKFTEELKKFEVNTLVRVCEATYDKAPVEKEGIQVLDWPFDDGAPPPTQIVDDWFNLLKTKFREEPGCCIAVHCVAGLGRAPVLVALALIECGMKYEDAVQFIRQKRRGAFNSKQLLYLEKYRPKMRLRFKDANGHNCCVQ; encoded by the exons ATGGG ACATCTTGCCAACATGAACCGCCCTGCCGCTGTTGAGATTTCCTATGACTGCATGAAATTCCTCATCACACACAACCCCACCAACTCCACTCTCAACAAGTTCACTGAG GAACTAAAGAAGTTTGAGGTGAACACACTGGTTAGAGTATGTGAAGCCACCTATGACAAGGCGCCAGTGGAGAAGGAGGGCATTCAGGTCCTG GACTGGCCCTTTGATGATGGAGCTCCACCCCCAACCCAGATTGTAGATGATTGGTTCAACTTACTGAAAACTAAGTTCCGAGAGGAGCCGGGATGCTGCATCGCTGTTCACTGTGTTGCGGGCTTAGGCCG TGCACCTGTGCTGGTGGCCTTAGCCTTAATTGAGTGTGGCATGAAGTATGAAGATGCGGTGCAGTTTATAAGACA GAAGAGACGTGGAGCCTTCAACTCCAAACAGCTTCTTTACCTCGAAAAATACAGGCCTAAAATGCGTCTGCGGTTCAAGGATGCCAACGGTCACAACTGCTGTGTCCAGTAG
- the LOC127650575 gene encoding anillin-like produces MDPFTEKLLERTRARRENLQKKMAERPTSANRPMAKRTREPLVDTNSAISEPPVEKALPSSKPSPSKRRCSDENTLITGEENKQPVGTHFTASEPMTDKKPPLAPSSARPRPVEQKVTHCTPEPPEMLPIHPSPDTEKMVVCPPQSPAKRIENVVNHSALDGARETPKVTPTPAPSGMRSRLQRLAEQRQYWDSEGTSETVPESIVVSPLNSQKEELPPTPASMNSGLPTGRKRRFANLAATIGSWEDDLGHPPTHRDNSQVQPGTACVHPPARAAANINARPTPAVERPQSARPAPQKSIDIGQQPLVYSAVKSTRVVPPCPQKTELPQTSLAQAVPSPASSPLKIYSSTQPCSPLKSSTASPSSPHKGQIPPSPLKNQGPLNKFNSGALNSSPAKPVLVSKPSSADAAVVPPIRERFTKNTTPIQQKGPAGTCGGVKSFLERFGERCQERNQSSPSTLGGQGLTPATTPVTPKSRLLQERLGGARATSSTAMLTQKQKMEREAELAQVRNRFQKGNMWRSKEDLSEVKNDPEIKEMESPVQSQTSAPLLYNELSAPVPEILDNPSESSGKDMNCALPIPVMEVECKVEMPEVKEAEEVHEIDINVDGSVNSEMINELFDGVLDENEEESAEDDALNISSMSLLAPLAETVAAVVKSPERKLMTSTPASSFSEKSSTPQGASRPNKFQRTRMTRAESSDGIDNIDEEQNQNLLYSIDAYRSTRVKNESERPHGKQVILRKEDVSQRMETIGSPIYINIKQKMKMLTNEMNLQQTVIHQASQALNCCTDEEHGKGSPVEAEAERLLLIATERRTALKAELDQLKAEKKEPCSSQVDMGISASKGSISLLELRLPLKADFICSSANKPECGNHYFFVMIRAGAENTVATPLASTRNALSGNALTFTMKFTLSDVSNDFEVDIEVYCLVQKRELIPEKRKKNKSKAITPKRFLAISKTNLQTPVMASPGGPNAVRTSSFVLVGSHKLTLSSIGKNRFPLEKIKYEGSERELLSDMFHNKVPFLCPLEGHIYLKMQCEVGSRVEERGFLSMFEDVSGFGAWHRRWCVLSGYCISYWTYPDDEKRKNPIGRINLANCTSRKVEPANREFCARPNTFELITVRPQREDDRETLVSQCKDTLCVTKNWLSADTKDERNLWMQKLNQILVDLRMWQPDSCYKPM; encoded by the exons ATGGATCCATTCACTGAG AAACTGTTAGAGCGCACAAGGGCTCGTAGAGAGAATCTCCAGAAGAAGATGGCGGAGCGACCCACATCAGCCAACCGACCAATGGCAAAGAGAACACGAGAACCACTTGTAGATACGAACAGTGCCATTAGTGAGCCCCCCGTCGAAAAAG CACTTCCCTCCTCAAAGCCATCTCCGTCAAAGCGTCGCTGTTCAGATGAGAATACCCTCATCACTGGAGAAGAAAACAAGCAACCAGTGGGTACACATTTTACAGCCTCTGAGCCCATGACAGACAAGAAGCCACCCCTGGCACCAAGCAGTGCTCGCCCTCGGCCAGTGGAGCAAAAGGTTACTCATTGTACCCCAGAACCCCCAGAGATGCTGCCCATTCATCCTTCTCCAGACACAGAAAAGATGGTGGTGTGCCCTCCACAATCTCCTGCAAAGCGCATAGAGAATGTTGTGAATCATTCTGCTCTAGATGGAGCCAGAGAGACTCCTAAAGTTACACCAACCCCAGCCCCCTCTGGCATGAGATCACGCTTACAGAGACTGGCTGAACAGAGGCAGTACTGGGACTCTGAGG GGACTTCAGAGACTGTCCCAGAGAGCATAGTGGTATCTCCTCTAAATTCCCAGAAAGAGGAGCTCCCCCCTACTCCTGCTTCTATGAACTCTGGGCTACCTACTGGAAGAAAGCGTAGATTCGCAAACCTAGCTGCCACTATCGGTTCCTGGGAAGATGACCTCGGACACCCGCCCACTCACCGGGACAATTCACaagtgcagcctggcacagcctgTGTGCATCCACCAGCCCGTGCTGCGGCAAACATCAATGCGAGGCCAACTCCTGCTGTGGAGCGACCTCAGTCAGCGCGGCCAGCTCCACAAAAGTCTATTGACATTGGTCAGCAG CCATTGGTTTACTCTGCAGTCAAGTCAACCAGAGTGGTTCCTCCTTGTCCTCAGAAGACTGAGTTGCCTCAAACCAGTCTCGCTCAAGCGGTTCCCTCTCCTGCTTCCAGCCCATTGAAGATTTACTCCTCGACCCAGCCCTGCAGTCCACTCAAATCTTCGACAGCTTCTCCCTCTAGTCCCCATAAAGGTCAGATCCCTCCGAGCCCCTTGAAGAATCAGGGCCCATTGAACAAATTTAATTCTGGAGCACTTAATTCAAGTCCCGCAAAACCAGTTTTGGTATCTAAACCCTCTTCTGCCGATGCTGCTGTTGTACCGCCAATTCGTGAGAGGTTTACCAAGAACACAACACCTATACAGCAAAAAGGCCCAGCTGGAACTTGTG GGGGTGTGAAGTCATTTTTGGAGCGTTTCGGGGAAAGGTGCCAGGAGCGTAACCAGAGCTCTCCCTCCACATTAGGAGGACAAGGCCTTACTCCCGCAACAACTCCTGTCACTCCCAAGTCCAGGCTGCTTCAAGAGAGGCTTGGAGGTGCCCGGGCTACCTCCAGCACTGCCATGCTCACTCAAAAGCAGAAAATG GAACGAGAGGCAGAACTGGCACAAGTTCGTAATCGATTTCAGAAAGGCAACATGTGGAGAAGCAAAGAGGATCTCTCAGAGGTCAAGAATGACCCTGAAATCAAG GAAATGGAATCACCTGTACAGAGTCAGACATCTGCACCACTACTTTATAATGAGCTTTCTGCTCCAGTCCCTGAAATACTCGACAATCCTTCCGAATCTAGTGGAAAAG ACATGAACTGTGCTCTCCCAATCCCAGTAATGGAAGTTGAATGCAAAGTAGAGATGCCTGAAGTGAAAG AGGCAGAAGAAGTGCATGAGATTGATATAAATGTGGATGGTTCTGTAAACTCTGAAATGATAAACGAGCTCTTTGATGGAGTTTTGGATGAGAACGAGGAGGAGAGTGCAGAGGACGATGCCTTGAATATCTCCTCAATGTCTCTCCTTGCTCCGCTGGCAGAGACCGTGGCTGCTGTGGTCAAGAGCCCTGAGAGGAAGCTTATG ACATCTACTCCTGCCAGCTCATTCAGTGAGAAGAGTTCCACCCCACAAGGGGCATCTAGGCCCAATAAGTTTCAAAGGACACGCATGACACGGGCTGAATCATCTGACGGCATTGACAACATAGATGAGGAGCAAAACCAAAACCTTCTCTACAG CATTGATGCCTACAGATCCACCAGGGTTAAGAATGAGTCAGAGAGACCTCATGGTAAACAGGTGATTCTGAGAAAAGAGGATGTTTCTCAGAGAATGGAGACAATTGGGAGCCCCATTTACATCAACATTAAACAGAAAATGAAG ATGTTGACCAACGAGATGAACCTGCAGCAGACCGTGATCCATCAAGCTAGTCAGGCTCTCAACTGCTGCACAGATGAAGAACATGGGAAAGGATCTCCAGTAGAGGCAGAAGCAGAGAGACTGCTGCTCATTGCAA CTGAGAGGAGGACTGCCCTCAAGGCTGAGCTTGACCAGTTGAAGGCAGAGAAGAAAGAACCCTGCAGTTCCCAAGTGGATATGGGTATATCTGCCTCTAAAGGCTCCATCTCACTGCTGGAGCTGCGACTCCCCCTGAAGGCAGACTTTATATGCTCCTCTGCCAACAAGCCTG AATGTGGAAACCATTACTTCTTTGTGATGATCCGTGCTGGAGCTGAGAACACAGTGGCCACTCCTCTTGCAAGCACTCGCAATGCTCTAAGTGGCAATGCTCTGACCTTTACCATGAAATTCACTTT GTCCGATGTCTCTAATGACTTTGAGGTTGATATTGAGGTCTACTGTTTG GTTCAGAAACGGGAGCTGATCCctgagaagaggaaaaaaaacaaatcaaag GCAATCACACCAAAAAGGTTCCTCGCTATCTCT AAGACCAACCTCCAAACACCCG TTATGGCGAGCCCCGGTGGTCCAAATGCGGTGCGCACCAGCAGCTTTGTTCTCGTTGGATCACACAAGTTAACTCTATCCTCTATTGGGAAAAACAGGTTCCCCTTGGAGAAG ATCAAATATGAAGGGAGTGAAAGAGAGCTGCTCAGTGACATGTTTCACAACAAG GTTCCTTTCCTTTGTCCTTTGGAGGGGCACATTTACCTAAAAATGCAATGTGAGGTTGGCTCTCGAGTAGAGGAGAGAGGCTTCCTG TCTATGTTTGAGGATGTCAGTGGTTTTGGGGCCTGGCACAGGAGATGGTGTGTCCTTTCGGGATACTGCATCTCATATTGGACCTACCCTGATGATGAGAAACGGAAG AATCCTATTGGTCGCATTAACCTTGCCAACTGTACCAGTCGTAAAGTAGAGCCAGCTAACAGAGAGTTCTGTGCTCGGCCCAATACATTTGAGCTCATCACCGTGAGACCACAGAGGGAGGATGACAGGGAGACTCTGGTCAGCCAGTGCAAGGACACCCTGTGTGTTACAAA